TTCAGGTCCCAGTGACTTCATCCGTTCATACAAGCTGTGTCAATCACCAGAAACACTGGGACATCACCTGCAAAGAAGGAGCGAAAGAGGACAAAGAGTCACTGATGGCCGAATCCTAAACTTTAGATGTCAATCGAGGATTTGCATCTTATCGCAGGCGCTGAAGTGTAGACATTGTGGATGTATGCATTGTAACCATTTTTAACCGTACCTGGGGGCTCACTCGTGAGGACCTGCATGACGGTAATGAGACTGGTATCCAGGTGGTCTGTCTCCGGCTCTTTGCAGTAGAGCACCTCCACCGGGAAAGTCCGTCCTGGGATGGTGAAGATGGGCGCCTCAAAGTAGTACTGGGAAAACTCAAGTCAAATCAaaggttatttgtcacatgcttcagaagcaacaggtgtagactaacagtgaaatgcttacttatgggcccttcccaacaacgaatagaattttaaaaaacatgtttttatatttttaactTGAGAGCATCTAGTGTTGACGAGGACACAATCAGCATCATGTCTGGGCGTTTCTTGACAGAGAATTTAAAGGAATTAACACACCACTCATTATACTATTCTCAAAATGGAAGGAGTCAAGGAAATATTCAGACTGTTTTGCTGTTATGAACAAGACCATGTGCATCTTCTTGAGTAGATCAAAGAGCATGTCAGTATGGAGTCCTCTCGTGGGCCTCGTCAAGCATAATGAGGGTCTACTGACCCATGTCTGGGTCTATTggacattcccttggcagcatACCATATGTCATGTACTTACTTGATCACCGTCTCAGGGCGGTAGTCCACCTGGTGTGGAAAATAATTGAGAGGTGAGAAGTCCCTCATACACAAAGTCACTGACTAAAAGCAAATCCAAAAGGTATACCAAGGTAAAACTGCTCACTCAACTCCTGGCCCAGACAGCAACCGTACTCTTCAGAGACTCTCTTGGCCACAGACATGGCTGCCACACGATGGGACTGAGTGCAGCCCATCTTCCCCCGAGTGGTGTAGCCTGCCTCGGCCAGGTACTGGGTGATCTGGGTGGTTTTCCCAGAGCCAGTCTCTCCAACCACAATCAGGATCTGATTATCGTGGACAGCCAGTCATAATGAAAAAGAGAAGTGACCAAAGCTGGATACCATGTATCATTTAAACCGTTGAAGTAATATTGAAGTCAGGTAACCTTACAAATAAAGCAATGTCTGACAAACAACTTTATTTCTCTCTATAGGGCAATGTCTATTGTTGACTTGTGTGAGCTTCTCCTTTAGCTTGTAGATGGgcaggcactctctctctctgctccaggatGGTAAGCTCTGTCTTCTTGCCATAAGAGGCCTGGTTACCGCCAAAGGCATGTTTCTTCCACTCCGGGAAGCCATCTGGCATCATGCCAATGCCTCTGATGTTGGCTGCAATCTGCCTTCCATCAACTGTGTAAGAGGGAAGTGTGTTTAATTGAGATGAACTGGCATGATATTTAACCTCCACCCCTTCAGATGACTGGTCTAGGGCCCTGGCAGGAACCTTCCACCCACACAACCTCTCCTACCACCCTGGGCCATATAGGACACAGCACACTATAGCAGGCCACTCTATCCGGCCTGTTAGGATGCTAAAGGAAAGCAGATAACCATCTCCAGCCCTGCTAACCCTGAGGGCTACTGCTGCTACACTGGAGGAAGCCTGACGTCGTCGGTCGTGCCTCAGActctagttaccacagccacaaagtcataaaccccgcctatttctacaattgagcttcataaaatttgattttacacctaactctaacctttaCCACAcagctaaccttatgcctaaacctaacctttaaaaaaaggttaggtttaaaatgtgCTTTTaatcctaactctaaccttaacctcactgctaaccttatgcattaacctaaccttaaatgaagaaacattcaactttgtggctgtggtaactagtggaaaccatCAGACTGGACTTTGTTTTACTACGTGGTAGTTACCTTTTAGAGGGCAGAAAGGACGCATGAGGTAGAAGCCCAAGCATAAATCACATGGTGGGAAAGCATACTGTATGTCTACATCTCTAATACAATGTTTGTGTGTGGCCAAGGCCCTTTGCTTGTCGAGGTCAACAGGAATGCATCCATCTCAGCCATTTGATGAGCGTGGTTCTCCTTAGCCTAAGCACTCTGCATCATGGCTGTCTGGGACAGGGAGCCGTCTGGATTTTgatagagggaaacagagagattTAGTTGTTCACACTACTAAACAGGATGAAAACAGTTAGGCCTAAAAGGTATGGTGAAAGTAGGGTGGGGAAAAAGGGTAAAGTAGGGTCAAATCATCCTGATTGCGAAGCTCAACAACGTCAGTTATAGATTTGAACATGATGCGTGAAAAATGCTAATATCGCTACCGTGAcctgaatgggatttgtgcctgAAATGCTCAAATGTTAACAtttggaaacagtgccagggaaactaaacaAAAGTATGGATTGCTGTCATCCTTTGtcaatagactgcttacagggcaAGCAAACCAATTTGTAGTTTTGTAATTtgtgtgaactatccctttaagtaccttactgtgattgttttcaattaaaatgagctacttagcaaagagcaatttctcaataAATCATTTtgataggactgtctgggagtggtctgagtggggagggaaaaaCAGAAAACTAGCTGTTAATGGCAGAGAAGTTCAGAAgtatctttcttattggtctattaacaaaTTTAATGGTGCTGGCACCAGGGATGCCAAAAGTCCCATCTCATCAAAACAGGATGACATTTCTGGTAGGCGTTTCAAACAGATCTTACACTATAAAAGGACATTATCACTTTCACAGTATTAtcccaacctcatagtgtggaaatataaaaCACAGCGAAAtgacatttttgactgcactgggcctttaggTTATTCAACTCTGAAGTCTGCCATTCACTACAgcacaggtgtcaaactcattctacGGAGGGCAGAGTatctgcgggttttcgctcctcccttgtacttgattgattaattaaggtcactaattagtaaggaacttccCACACCTGGTTATCTAGGGCTTAATTGAAAGGAGAAATCTAAAACCTGCAGAAACTAGgctctccatggaatgagtttgacaccactGCTCAACAgcatttgttttgttttcagaaaaaaaacagtttttggtCAAGGTCCCCTTCTCTGATTTGACATGCATCAACTAATGGTCCAGTGCCACATCGACTATGCCGGCAGGCACCAGATTGCAATAAAACATGTGGTCAGCTAATatgtaaaatacctatccaggcgttCTAAGATCGGGCATGTGTCAGCAACACCTGGGCAGAGGAACGCTCCCATTGACAACAAGCACATTACATCATAAACTTTGAACTTCGATCACACGTCTGGGTTCTGTGTGTAATACTTCAACTGTGTCACCGGGTGGGGCTAAAATCATTGTCAATATGACCATTTTAACCTACACCAGTGTGGCTGCCAATTACATTTTCTAAATGAAACATTGACAACAATGAGAGCAATACAATATTTAATGAGGGCAGAAAGTGTAAGGAGTACATTAGCACAGTGAAACAATCACTCAAAGCTAAATAAAGACAATGTCTGAGTACATAGTTCCATCCATTTCCCTTCGTTTTATAAAAGATAGCCTACTATAAAAGATAAATTCTGTTTTAGGAGAACAGTgctctgagacaaagacattcACCCACTTTTCAAATGACTACCCAGTCACCTTCCTACTCAATTTGTCATTTTCTGAAGTTTCACCACAGGTCAGATGTGACATTCAAGTAAAACGAACAAATAAAACAGCTTCGTTGTCCTTGATGCTCCGATAGAAGATTGATTCTCCTCATGGGGATGAGACATTGACTCATATTACCCAAATAAGCCTGTAAGGACAGGGGAAGCAATGACCTGGCCCCTTAACCGTCTCACTTTGCTAGTCGTCTTCTATACAGATCAAGAGAGAATTAGGCCTACCAGTACCTCAGATCAAAATGAGTGGTTGAATAAAATCAGCTGAGCAGACACAAAACACATAATTTACACGTCTAAAACAAGTAGACAATGCCCCAGCTTGAACAATAAGTATGAGTTAGTGAGGCCTGTTGGCACAGGCACAATGTCTCTCCACAGTATTTCTCTACCAACTGATACAGgactgtgtccatctcttcctttgTGTGGAGATACAGGATAGACATTCTAGCGCCGACGGAAGGCGCGGGAGATTCTCCATGCGTTGGGCTCTTCGTAGCGGTTGTAGAGGGGCTCGAGGCGCTGCTGCTTCTTCTGTTTGCTGAGGCGCGTGGGGTCGGACACTTTGAAGAAGGCCGGTGAGAACTCTACCAGCCAGCGTGGGTCAATGGTGGTCACTTCCCTCATGTACTCTTTCGTGGTCAGCACCAGCTCGTGGTACACCACCCTATGGGGCAAGAGGATAAGGATGTCCAAGATGTCTCAGTAACAGTTGACATTCAATGTAAAACTAGTGACTAATCCTTTAGTCCCCATGGTTATCAGAAAAGAGTGTTGACTCACCACTCAGGCTGGCGGTTGAACAGGGCACTGGAGGGGTGGATGTACACCACCTGCTGGTCAATGAGGGTACGGTAGCCTTCCTGGGGATCCTTTTTGGCTGCGTTCCGGAAGAAACCACTGCAGATGGCCTTCTGTACACGCACTGTGGCCTTTCCACAAGTCACCACGTCCAGTTTATGTCTGAAAACAGGTCAAAAAGTGTTTTGGGTTTGTGTGAGAAGATGTCCTGTGAGGTGTCTTTGTCAGACGTACAATTAACTCCATTGTCGAATGGATAGCGGGTACTACCTGTCCATGATGCCCAACATCTGTTTGCGGATGTCCTGGGCTCTGCGCAAGGAGCGGGCCTGGATGAAGTTCTCGTAGCACCAAGGGTTGGAGAACTTGTTGTTCTTCCAGGAGTTATACACAGCCAGCAGGGTAAGGTGGTCTCCTTCGGCCTGGTGGAACTTGGCCTTCTTCTGGTCAGCCAGGGCCTGCTTGTCCTGAGACACAGAGAATAAAAAGGACTGTTAGTCACCAAGTGGTAAACAACGGCACACCGTAGAACTGCCTCAGTGAGTTCTCCACCCATAATGGTAAACCTCAACACAACAGTAACCTGTGCTGCAAAGAAAGCAACATCTAATCAGGATTCCCAGAGGAGCGATAGAACCCTATTTCAGTGTTTATGAGTCCCGTGATTTGCTGTACCTTGGGCCTGTAGAAGACGTTCTGCACAGACAGCATGGAGACGATGGTGAGCATCTCCTCACTGCAGCCCAGGTGGACGGACATGATCAGCATCTTACACAGCATGGGCTCCAGAGGGAACTCTGCCATCTGACAGAGCGAGATGGGAAGGATTCATTAGTTGGTCGTGATTCCTCACTGTCACGTTTCTTAACAATCGTCTCCTTTTTTTGGGGCTCTAAACTCCATCTTACCCTGCGTCCAAGGCGAGTGAGCAACCCTTCATCGTCCAGAGACCCCAGAGTGTAGAGCTGCTCCATGGCCGTGATCAGCGTCTCCATGGGTGGCGCGTCCATGAAGTCAAACGACAGCAGGTCATTGATGCCCATAGCCTGAAgaaagtaaggagagagggaggtgagagggtgaCACCGGATGAGTAGGTCTGCGCAGACAAGTATATATAATCACAGTGAAGATTGCCACTTTTGTTACTGTGTGCATACCTTGAGAGACAGCACCGTGCTGGCCAAGTTAGTTCTCTGGATCTCAGGCACGTTGGTGGTGAGCATCTCGTCTCTGTAGGCTCTCTCTGTGTACAGCCTGTAGGTCTTCCCTGGACCAGTTCTTCCAGCTCTTCCAGCCCGCTGCTTGGCTTGGGCCTAACAGAGAAGATACATTGAACAGAGAGGTTACATTGAAGCCCTTAGTATACTAAATCCTAATTGCAAGGTACGCAAAGGGATTTAGACAGGCCGAGGGGTTACAACGTGGGAAACATTTAGAATATAACCAGCCTACCTGTGAAATGGGGGTCACCACCAGCTGGTCAATACCAGTCTTGGAGTTGTACACCTTTTGCTTCACAAAGCCTGGGTCCACCACATAGTAGATACCGTCGATGGTCAGAGACGTCTCAGCAATGTTAGTGGCAATGACGACCTTTCTGCTGCCGGGGGGAGCAGGGTCAAAGATACGGGTCTGCATCTCGCTGGGCAGGGCGGAGTAGACCGGTAGGATGATGAGTTCAGGCACTTCAGGTCCCAGTGACTTCATCCGTTCATACAAGATCTCACAAGCGGTGTCGATCTCCTCCTGGCCCGTCAGAAACACCAGGACATCACCTGCAAAGAAGAAGcgagagaggacaaagagaagGTTGATATCCGTTGACAATCAAGGTTGAATCTCAACCTGACCTTTTAGAGCAATGGATTTTCATTTAGGTCAACGACTTTGAATTACAGTTTGACTATAGACTAGATATAAACAAAAACGTTAAAACCATACCCGGGGGCTCAGTCAGGTGGATCTGCATGACGGTGATGAGACTGGCATCCAGGTAGTCTGTCTCCGGCTCTTTGGTGTAGAGCACCTCCACTGGGTAGGTACGCCCTGGGATGGTGAAGATGGGCGCTTCGTAGAAGTACTGAGAGAACTTGACGGCATCAAGTGTGGCCGAAGTCACAATGAGTTTCATGTCCGTGCGTTTCTGCACcgtctgaaagagagagaggagaagggtgtTTGTGTCTCCTTGACATTGTAGAGATGTTTAGAGCCTCAAGTCAAGGTGAAAACGAGGCCCTGGTATACCTTCTTGAGCAGACCGAAGAGTACGTCGGTATGGATGGTCCTCTCGTGGGCCTCATCCAACATGATAATGGCGTACTGGCCAAGGTCCGGATCTATCAGACACTCTCTCAGCAACATACCATCCGTCATGTACTTAATCACTGTCTCAGGGCTGGTGCAGTCCTCAAACCGAATGGTGTATCCAACCTGGAGTGGATGAACGAAGACAGAAATCACTCAAATCAGCATTGTTCTGCGATCAGATGTGTTAGACATCGCCTCATGGTCACGTGTGTTAAGATATATGCAGTGTGGAGCGATCACTCACCTCCTGGCCCAGACAGCAACCGTACTCTTCAGAGACTCTCTTGGCCACGGACATGGCTGCCACACGACGGGGCTGAGTGCAGCCGATCTTCCCCCGAGTGGTGTAGCCTGCCTCGGCCAGGTACTGGGTGATCTGGGTGGTTTTCCCAGAGCCAGTCTCTCCAATAACAATCAGGATCTGGTTATCGTGGACAGCCTGTAATAGTAGAGTACAGCTGTGAGCAAAATCAGATGGCAGGAAATGATTAAAAACGGTTGATGTTGACGTAAAAATAACCAGCAAGGTAACAGATGCTAACTGTTGCACAAACCTGTATGAGCTGCTCTTTCAGCTTGTAGATGGGcaggctctctctctgctccaagATGGACATCGCTGTCTTTTTGCCATAAGAGGCCTTGTTGCCCCCAAAGGCATGTTTCTTCCACTCCGGGATGTCAGTTGGCATCATGCCGATGCCTCTCATGTTGGCTGCAATCTGTCTCCCATCAACTGTGTAAGAGGTTGtgtgtttaatatatatatatatataaaatatatatacatttttgtttaacctttatttaactaggcaagtcagttaagaacaaattcttattttcaatgtcggcctaggaacagtgggttaactgcctgttcaggtgcagaacgacagatttgtaccatgtcagctcgggggtttgaacttgcaaccttccggttactagtccaatgctctaaccactaggctaggctacccactctaaccactaggctaccctgccgccccagatgaATTGGCACGAtatttaaagtaactgtccagtgaaaattgtacttttaaaagttaatattctgttaactcatacccaCATAAATGTTGTTAACTCCTCCTAAACAACTCCCACATCCAACAGACCGCTTCAAAATTGCTTGCCATTTCCTTATAGAGTATATCATACTCCttaggaggatgagctggccaatcaatggtctagaggaggatgagctAGCCAATCAGCGGTCTACTCGATTGAATATTTCTAATGACCAgtatacacccacaccattccaacacaggaAAGCTGCTTTTTAACATACGTAATAAAAACTgggaaggaaaactatttcactcatattgtagGTAATTCCAGGTCATATTTCATTCACTTTAACATCCATTCCTTCAGATGACCAGTCTAGGGCCCTGGCAGGTACCACCCTGGGTCATTTAGGACACAGCACACTACAACAGGCCACTCTATCCGGCCTGTTAGGATGCTAAAGGAAAGCAGATAACCATCTCCAGCCCTGCTAACCCTGAGGGCTACTGCTGCTACACTGGAGGAAGCCTGACGTAGGCGGTCGTGGCTCAGACCGGGCTGGGTTTTGGATTACTGTATGCTTCCACACTGACTTACCGTCAGGCAGGGGGTCTACCCAGTGTTTGTTCAGGCCCATGGGGATGGAGTCCATCTCAGCCTCTCGCTGACACTGCTtcacttccctcctctccttagCCAAAGCACTCTGCATCATGGCTGCCTGGGACAGCGAGCCGTCTGGATTCTGAcaaagggaaacagagagggctGCATTGGTTCACACTACTAAAAAAGGATGAAAACAGTCAAACAAAATTGCCTTGAAAGTAGGATGGTCAAGGCCACACGGGAACATACCTTGACAATCTTGACAGGGCTCATGTCCATACTCTGTTTAGTGTGTCCTCTCAGGAACGGAGGCTCCTCCTCCACCAGCTCAATCTCCAGGTCCTCGTCTGAAAGAAAGAAAGTCACAAAGCTATTCAGAACCCAACCCACTGATGTGAATCTCAGCCGACACCGGTTTTCTATACACAATAACAAAAGACATGTTTTTACCTTCTTCGTCATCTACTTTGGGGAGGATACCGGTCTCCTCATCAAAGTCAGGGAACTCCTCTTTAGAAAGAACATTAGCAGCAATCATCTGAGGGCAGATAATTAAAAAAAGAGCATGATTAGATCAAAATCACATTAAAACAACAGCCACGATGTCTTGATAAGTTACGCGTGTACACATACCTGTTTGATCTCCCACTTCTCGGGGTCAGATATCTTGGTCAGCCTCTTGCGCTCCAGTGTGTCGTCCTCCAACTCTGGGGCGTGGCCCAAGTTGAGGTTAGTTGGGCGGTCGGGGTTCCTCATGATTTTCTCCTCCTCACCATCAGGGCCCTGGTTCCTCCTCCGGTTGGGGTTCAGGTCCTCCCCTGTTTCCTGGTCTACATCCTGGAAACCAAGAGGGGAACAAGTGTTTCAATAATTCAGAAATGTCTTTCATAGTCCTTTCCAAAAGTTTCAAAATCCTTTTAATTTTTGCCAACATGATTATTAGAGCTTGTTGAGAAATAAGATGAAACCACATTTGCTCCATATAGTATAACACACCCAAAGGACCGTAGGCCTTGACTTCATTCCCGCCTCACCTTCATACTGAGACTGGTCTTGGAGCCAGTGAAGGACAGCACCTTGATCTTGACCCTTTGACCTTTCTGGACCACATCAGCCACATTGGCAACGCGTCCCTCTCTGCGCAGCTCGGAGATGTGGACTAAGCCCTCCCAGCGTTTCCTACAATGCGAAACAAATAAGGCTTTCAACACTGGCCACTCAAAAGCAAACCAAGTTCAAACACAAACTAGATCCATTACTATTGAACTAATGACCTTCGACATAGCATTAACCCAACTGATTTACTGACCTCAGCCCTTCCAGTTGCACGAAGCAGCCAAACTGCATGATGCTGGTGATTTTGCCATTGAAGATGTCCCCTACAGTAGGCTCCTCTGGTGGAGGACGGTCCACGTGTTTGTCCTTCCACCGGTCAGAGCCGTCCTTTGTGtccctgtctcggtctctgtgGGGGCTGGGGGTACGACTGCGCTCACTCCAGCGAGACGCACGTTTCTTACCACGGTCGCGGTCCCGctcacggtctctctctctctggcggtCCCGGTCCCTAGAGCGAGACCTAGAGCGTGAGCGGGACCGAGAACGGTGACGCCGCCTCCTGTCCCGGTCTCGGCTCCGACTTCTGCTGTGCCTCCTCTTTTTGTCCGACCTGAGAAACACAAAACAGGTCACATAAGAGCTTCAACCTATGTAACAACTGAGAAAAACGTTGCACTTGAAACCAATAAGAATTTTACTGGTGAAAGCCCTTTACCTGCTCTTGCTCTTTGAGTCTGATCTGCTCACACTGGGCATGAACATCTCCAACTCCTTCATGGCAGCGTCGGCGATCTTCACATCGTCTTCATCCAATATGGCCTTGGGGGAGGGGGTCCGAAACGGTAGGCCAAACGTCAGCAGGTCAAAGTCAACCACAAAGTATAGACTATAATATACATTTCACCTGCGAATTAACCAGGttataacaacaacaaaacataccTTGGGAACAGGATCGTCTGGCCTGCATAATGCAGGAAACAATTCCTTCAGTTTGTCCTTGTCACTCTTCTGCTTGACCACAGGTTCAAAGGCTAAAATCACAGAGTAAAGGGTCAGCAACTCAGCATATCAATCCCACAACATTGTAACAATAGCAcatgcactgagtgtacaacacattaaggacacctgccctttccatgacatagactgatcaggtgaaagctatgatccctttttgatgtcacttgttaaatccacttcagtcagtgtagatgaagaggaggagacagacgggttaaagaaggatttttaagtcatgagacaattgagacatggattgtgtgtgtgtgccattcagagggtgaatgggcaagacaaaatattcaagtgtatttgaacagggtatggtagtaggtgtgagatgtaccggtttgtgtcaactgcaacgctgctgggtttttcacgaacaacagtttcccgtgtgtattaagaatggtccatcacccaaaggtcATCCAGCCACCTTGACAACTCTGGGaagaattggagtcaacatgggccagcatccatgtggaatgCTTGACACCTTGAAGACTCCACGCCctgactaattgaggctgttctgagggtgaggtgtaactcaatattaggaaggtgctcttaatgttttgtacaccgaGTGCACATAGCCCATACCTTCAAAAATGTGCGCTAAGTGAAAAGCACACATCACATCAGAGGATACAGGTGGAATACAGCTCACATACCTTTGCTTGAAGATGCCTTTGGTGGAGGCCGCATCGTTTGAATAAGTCTGAGCAAATTGCCGACGAGTGAATCCTGAAAGATGGAAAATAAACGTTACGTCTACATATCAGTTCCATAAACATCCATCTAGATCAGGGGTCTCCAACAGGTCAATCGCGAGCTACCAGTAGCCCACAGCCCAACTATGAGTAGCTcgccaaacaattctgaaagtaGAAGCAATTTTCACGTGTTCCACCGCACAACTGTCATAAACAAATCTCACAAATATCTAACCCCGTAAGCTCCCAGCTACTATCTAATCAAAGCAACGTTGACATTATCCCAACCCTGGTTAGCCACTACTGGCTTAAAAAGCCAAATCTAACACAATATCTACCCATTAATATCCAGCAATATTGCCcgcgtctgtctgtgtggtgcatGTGTTTGTCTATCACTCTGTGTGTAGCCAGTTGATGTGGGTTGACAGAAATACTTTCCCCAAAGTCTTGTCAATTAACTGTTAACTGCAAAGTCGGCTTACCTGGCAGAtgtacactacagttcaaaagttttcgggtcacttagaaatgtccttgtttttgaaagaaaagcacattttctgtccattaaaataacatcaaattgttcagaaatacagtgtagacattgttaaagttgtaaatgaccattgtagctggatattttgggggggaatatctacataggcgtacagaggcccattatcgcaaccatcacccctgtgttccaatggcaaaatggttttctaatgatcaattagcctaacaacgtgccattggaacacaggagtgatgtttgctgataatgggctgcTGTACGCCTatttagatattccattaaaaatcagctgtttccagctacaatagtaatttataacattaacaatgtctacaatgtatttctgatcaatttgatgttatttcaaaTGGACACcattttttttgcttttctttcaaaaacaagggcatttctaagggatcccaaacttttgaaaggtagtgtatacAATTTGTATGGCAGAAGTATATCATGAGTAAGCatattgttttatatatatttcttgTTATTTGCTAACTTTGCCATGAAATGAGCAGCAGCTGTACAGAACCATCACTAAACCGGCACAGATGGCACATTCCTTACTTGCTAGATGCGCAATTAAAGGGC
This DNA window, taken from Oncorhynchus nerka isolate Pitt River linkage group LG23, Oner_Uvic_2.0, whole genome shotgun sequence, encodes the following:
- the LOC115106452 gene encoding ATP-dependent RNA helicase DHX8-like; translated protein: MLLFSSEYKTVSWIMSHIGDNELEQLEYLSLVSKVCTELDNHLGISDKDLAEFVISLAEKQPTFDGFKSLLLKNGAEFTDSLVGNLLRLIQTMRPPPKASSSKAFEPVVKQKSDKDKLKELFPALCRPDDPVPKAILDEDDVKIADAAMKELEMFMPSVSRSDSKSKSRSDKKRRHSRSRSRDRDRRRRHRSRSRSRSRSRSRDRDRQRERDRERDRDRGKKRASRWSERSRTPSPHRDRDRDTKDGSDRWKDKHVDRPPPEEPTVGDIFNGKITSIMQFGCFVQLEGLRKRWEGLVHISELRREGRVANVADVVQKGQRVKIKVLSFTGSKTSLSMKDVDQETGEDLNPNRRRNQGPDGEEEKIMRNPDRPTNLNLGHAPELEDDTLERKRLTKISDPEKWEIKQMIAANVLSKEEFPDFDEETGILPKVDDEEDEDLEIELVEEEPPFLRGHTKQSMDMSPVKIVKNPDGSLSQAAMMQSALAKERREVKQCQREAEMDSIPMGLNKHWVDPLPDVDGRQIAANMRGIGMMPTDIPEWKKHAFGGNKASYGKKTAMSILEQRESLPIYKLKEQLIQAVHDNQILIVIGETGSGKTTQITQYLAEAGYTTRGKIGCTQPRRVAAMSVAKRVSEEYGCCLGQEVGYTIRFEDCTSPETVIKYMTDGMLLRECLIDPDLGQYAIIMLDEAHERTIHTDVLFGLLKKTVQKRTDMKLIVTSATLDAVKFSQYFYEAPIFTIPGRTYPVEVLYTKEPETDYLDASLITVMQIHLTEPPGDVLVFLTGQEEIDTACEILYERMKSLGPEVPELIILPVYSALPSEMQTRIFDPAPPGSRKVVIATNIAETSLTIDGIYYVVDPGFVKQKVYNSKTGIDQLVVTPISQAQAKQRAGRAGRTGPGKTYRLYTERAYRDEMLTTNVPEIQRTNLASTVLSLKAMGINDLLSFDFMDAPPMETLITAMEQLYTLGSLDDEGLLTRLGRRMAEFPLEPMLCKMLIMSVHLGCSEEMLTIVSMLSVQNVFYRPKDKQALADQKKAKFHQAEGDHLTLLAVYNSWKNNKFSNPWCYENFIQARSLRRAQDIRKQMLGIMDRHKLDVVTCGKATVRVQKAICSGFFRNAAKKDPQEGYRTLIDQQVVYIHPSSALFNRQPEWVVYHELVLTTKEYMREVTTIDPRWLVEFSPAFFKVSDPTRLSKQKKQQRLEPLYNRYEEPNAWRISRAFRRR